The following is a genomic window from Streptomyces chrestomyceticus JCM 4735.
GTGCGCCGCGCGCCGCGGACTGCCCGTCGCGCTGCACACTCCCAGTGAGGTCAAGGCCGCCGTGACCGGGTCGGGCCGCGCCGACAAGGCGCAGGTCGGCGCGATGGTCACCCGGCTGCTGCGGCTGGACGCTCCGCCCAAGCCGGCCGACGCGGCGGACGCGCTGGCGCTGGCCATCTGCCACATCTGGCGCGCGCCCGCCGTCAACCGCCTCCAGCAGGCGCACGCCGCCAACCGGCTCCAGCAGGCACAGGCGGCCGCCCGCGCGCGCCCGGCGCCCGCTCCCGTCCGACGTACTCCCGCACGCGCACCCGGGCCGCGGCCCGGGACACCCCAGAAGGGCACCACCCGATGATCGCCTTCGTCTCCGGCCCGGTCGCG
Proteins encoded in this region:
- the ruvC gene encoding crossover junction endodeoxyribonuclease RuvC; this encodes MKVLGVDPGLTRCGVGVVDGVAGRPLTMAGVGVVRTPADADIAHRLVLIERGIEEWLDEQRPDCVAVERVFSQHNVRTVMGTAQASAVAMLCAARRGLPVALHTPSEVKAAVTGSGRADKAQVGAMVTRLLRLDAPPKPADAADALALAICHIWRAPAVNRLQQAHAANRLQQAQAAARARPAPAPVRRTPARAPGPRPGTPQKGTTR